From Cercospora beticola chromosome 6, complete sequence, a single genomic window includes:
- a CDS encoding uncharacterized protein (BUSCO:EOG09262IZ6) → MPPSTCEICKDARAQILRPKNHARICAPCFTAIFEAEVAETVTSSKLFVPGEKVAIGASGGKDSTVLASVLKTLNDRHNWQLDLVLLSIDEGITGYRDHSLEAVKRHAQQYDLPLKIVSYQELYGWSMDQVVAQIGKKGNCTYCGVFRRQALDRGAAMLGVGHVVTGHNADDVAETVLMNLLRGDFPRLSRATSIITSTPSANATKSEDGKVNFTNVKRSKPLMYAYEKEIVLYAHHKKLDYFSTECIYSPEAFRGSARTLIKNLERIRPESILDVVRSGIDMAKLVPDAKDNCGGACGNGENAEAKGAEDEADGGCGSANGKSSGGEMAEMEKKLRQDEEAVENGTEVEVRMPANGDKPGLQTVPIRTKQEKKGARKGRDGAPPKQKLGQCERCGYLSSQAICKACVLLEGLNKARPRTEIEVSGAEG, encoded by the coding sequence ATGCCCCCCTCCACGTGCGAGATCTGCAAAGATGCACGCGCACAAATCCTCCGACCGAAGAACCACGCTCGAATCTGTGCGCCCTGCTTCACAGCAATTTTCGAGGCCGAAGTGGCCGAGACCGTCACGTCGTCGAAACTGTTCGTGCCAGGCGAGAAAGTCGCAATCGGTGCTTCTGGTGGCAAGGACAGCACTGTTCTGGCTTCGGTCTTGAAAACGCTCAATGATCGCCACAATTGGCAACTCGATCTCGTGCTTCTTAGTATCGATGAAGGGATTACAGGATACCGAGATCATAGTTTAGAGGCTGTCAAGAGACATGCCCAGCAGTATGATCTTCCGCTCAAGATTGTGAGTTATCAAGAGCTGTATGGCTGGTCGATGGACCAAGTCGTAGCGCAGATTGGAAAGAAGGGCAATTGCACATACTGCGGTGTATTCCGACGACAAGCCCTTGATCGAGGCGCTGCAATGCTAGGCGTGGGTCATGTCGTGACAGGACATAACGCAGATGATGTTGCGGAGACGGTTCTCATGAACCTCCTGCGAGGTGATTTTCCTCGATTGAGTAGAGCCACGAGTATCATTACAAGTACACCCTCTGCGAACGCCACGAAAAGCGAGGATGGAAAGGTGAATTTCACGAACGTCAAGAGGAGTAAGCCGTTGATGTATGCCTACGAAAAGGAGATCGTGCTGTACGCACACCATAAGAAGCTGGATTACTTCAGCACGGAGTGCATATACAGCCCAGAGGCATTTAGGGGCAGTGCAAGAACATTGATCAAGAACTTGGAGAGGATCAGGCCGGAGAGTATACTCGACGTCGTGAGGAGCGGGATCGATATGGCCAAGCTCGTGCCAGACGCGAAGGATAATTGCGGAGGAGCTTGCGGCAATGGGGAGAATGCTGAGGCGAAGGGTGCAGAAGATGAGGCGGATGGGGGCTGTGGATCAGCCAATGGCAAATCGAGCGGCGGAGAGATGGCTGAAATGGAAAAGAAGTTGAGACAAGATGAAGAGGCCGTGGAGAATGGTACAGAAGTGGAGGTCAGGATGCCTGCCAACGGAGACAAGCCTGGTCTACAGACCGTACCAATCCGGAcgaagcaggagaagaagggagCGCGGAAAGGTCGCGATGGCGCACCTCCGAAACAGAAGCTTGGCCAGTGCGAGAGGTGCGGATATCTATCCTCGCAGGCCATTTGCAAAGCTTGTGTGCTGCTCGAAGGGCTGAACAAGGCTCGACCGCGAACGGAAATCGAAGTTTCAGGCGCCGAAGGCTAA